In one window of Littorina saxatilis isolate snail1 linkage group LG11, US_GU_Lsax_2.0, whole genome shotgun sequence DNA:
- the LOC138980060 gene encoding uncharacterized protein, which yields MESPVGTNENPPARDFSVRRFQTIGATEKELVSAMMEATCTSDHELLHRLIANTPSGRRVFKQLCLKSKIPFVVSRDLQARKDLDLAFNVVVGNRLWNYVLELYHHPDVTQRSRRQALQRAIREGAWSAVTQIILYGVTSRHDRRQAFLAAVRQNELAWAWHLCEHGIDVLIGDLKFAIQSLLAAGQVQYCNLFLQLYQGDPRGHKLFKLVLSEIVHAGSVVATKRQQPHIEFHAINGILAEFTTSVSEREDSVLPENSTEARTLPITSSKAAASNVHVLLPPSDPTNAETAQSVQRLQMFIIRQAVDSSNADCFRSLCFEVADNERLLQYAFMEALKAEKLDMITKTIVCQDQNFQHRRMLRLAVKLGMKSKKFDFIKQVVDDHKECLSWTSFFVCETEYVKGSKNWSFIIPLLESLVNQEQGFHVFDAMTWTFTSQKIKLLAKWCTDNDCSTLAFCFALEIGQWRLARRNLDTMADPMTALLFDFAFDKALSGKAWRVATACLKRAPADTELDADMFWDSNGESETLIQHCRMQGLAQWAIKVGVCTENWQIVEAEMESCDDESIFNLVLREAARCDRWEFVSKLLDRCTGSEQCLFEVLTETVENGNCACAKKLLNLINPLADESGHRSLLFAAVESKNEEMIDLCIQAGLSTLQQPNALFWSPAVVRAVTGYLPRVANVSLVKALFESGASSYDDLKYLTAAHMFSSLGLQSPAIPEILMFVKETSTTPRSLQSLCRLSVSHLIGCRPGREKRILALPVPQCIKDFLMFKDLTLTTDEQVSSSAMGQQ from the coding sequence ATGGAGTCGCCTGTGGGAACAAACGAAAACCCACCAGCTCGTGACTTTAGCGTCAGGAGATTCCAGACAATCGGGGCCACAGAAAAAGAACTCGTCTCTGCGATGATGGAGGCCACCTGCACCTCAGATCACGAGCTTCTTCACCGGCTGATAGCAAACACACCATCCGGTAGACGAGTCTTCAAACAGCTGTGTCTCAAAAGCAAGATACCGTTCGTCGTGTCCCGTGACCTGCAAGCGAGAAAAGACCTTGACCTTGCCTTCAACGTGGTCGTTGGAAACAGACTGTGGAACTATGTCCTGGAGTTGTATCATCACCCAGACGTCACGCAGAGGTCACGCAGACAGGCCTTGCAGCGTGCCATCAGGGAAGGTGCGTGGAGTGCCGTCACGCAGATAATTCTCTACGGTGTCACCTCCAGGCACGACCGCCGACAAGCTTTCCTAGCTGCCGTCAGACAGAACGAGCTGGCCTGGGCTTGGCACTTGTGTGAACACGGAATCGACGTCCTTATTGGTGACCTCAAATTCGCCATCCAATCTCTCCTGGCGGCAGGTCAGGTTCAGTACTGCAACTTGTTTCTTCAGCTTTATCAAGGCGACCCAAGAGGACACAAACTTTTCAAGCTCGTGTTAAGTGAAATAGTTCACGCAGGATCTGTAGTTGCGACGAAGCGGCAGCAACCTCACATCGAATTTCATGCCATTAACGGCATATTGGCTGAATTCACCACCAGTGTCAGTGAGAGAGAGGATTCAGTGTTGCCAGAAAATTCAACTGAAGCTCGCACCCTGCCTATTACATCAAGCAAGGCTGCAGCCAGCAACGTGCACGTGCTACTGCCCCCAAGTGACCCAACCAATGCCGAGACTGCACAGAGCGTTCAGCGCTTGCAGATGTTCATAATTCGTCAAGCTGTTGATAGCAGCAACGCCGATTGCTTCCGATCTCTTTGCTTTGAGGTGGCGGATAACGAGAGACTGCTGCAGTATGCCTTCATGGAAGCTTTAAAAGCCGAGAAGCTTGACATGATCACGAAAACCATTGTCTGTCAGGATCAGAACTTTCAGCACAGACGTATGTTACGTCTTGCAGTCAAACTGGGAATGAAATCTAAAAAGTTTGATTTCATAAAACAGGTTGTAGATGACCACAAAGAGTGTTTGTCCTGGACGTCCTTCTTTGTTTGTGAAACTGAGTACGTAAAAGGTTCGAAGAACTGGTCATTTATCATCCCCCTCTTGGAATCACTGGTCAACCAGGAGCAAGGTTTCCACGTTTTTGACGCTATGACATGGACGTTCACTTCCCAAAAAATTAAACTTCTTGCCAAATGGTGCACAGATAATGATTGCAGCACACTTGCTTTCTGTTTCGCCCTGGAGATCGGACAATGGCGTCTGGCAAGGAGAAACCTAGACACCATGGCAGATCCCATGACTGCTCTGCTGTTTGACTTCGCCTTCGACAAAGCTTTGTCCGGAAAAGCTTGGCGTGTTGCAACGGCTTGTCTGAAGCGAGCGCCAGCAGACACTGAGCTGGATGCTGACATGTTCTGGGATTCAAACGGAGAATCAGAGACTCTGATCCAACACTGCAGAATGCAAGGACTGGCACAGTGGGCTATCAAAGTTGGAGTGTGTACTGAGAACTGGCAGATCGTGGAGGCAGAAATGGAATCTTGCGATGATGAGTCGATCTTCAACTTAGTTCTGAGGGAGGCTGCCAGGTGCGACCGGTGGGAGTTCGTCTCAAAACTCCTTGACCGTTGTACTGGAAGCGAACAATGCCTGTTTGAAGTATTGACCGAGACAGTAGAAAATGGCAATTGTGCCTGTGCAAAGAAGCTGCTGAATTTAATAAATCCGCTCGCAGACGAATCGGGTCATCGTTCGCTTCTTTTTGCAGCGGTTGAAAGTAAAAACGAAGAGATGATTGACCTGTGCATCCAGGCTGGTCTTTCCACATTGCAGCAGCCTAATGCTCTTTTCTGGTCTCCTGCTGTGGTGAGGGCTGTGACTGGTTACCTCCCCCGTGTTGCTAATGTTTCTCTGGTTAAGGCTCTGTTCGAATCAGGGGCGTCTTCCTATGATGACCTCAAGTACTTGACAGCAGCACACATGTTTTCGAGTCTGGGACTACAGTCCCCCGCCATTCCCGAGATTCTGATGTTTGTGAAAGAAACATCGACAACGCCTCGCAGTCTGCAGAGTCTgtgccgtctgtctgtctctcatctGATTGGCTGTCGACCAGGCCGCGAAAAGAGGATACTGGCCCTGCCAGTTCCACAGTGCATAAAGGACTTCCTCATGTTCAAGGATCTTACGTTAACAACTGATGAGCAAGTATCAAGTTCAGCCATGGGCCAGCAGTGA